A region of Plantactinospora sp. BC1 DNA encodes the following proteins:
- a CDS encoding antibiotic biosynthesis monooxygenase gives MSKARVLFLIRVPRERTEDFLKAYEQIRYQVAEGVPGHLVDQVCEASSDSEQWLITSEWASLADFEAWERSPGHRELAAPLRACITEARSIRFVVREETSARRS, from the coding sequence ATGTCGAAGGCCAGGGTGCTGTTCCTGATCCGGGTGCCGCGTGAGCGCACCGAGGACTTCCTGAAGGCGTACGAGCAGATTCGTTACCAGGTCGCCGAGGGCGTGCCGGGGCACCTGGTGGACCAGGTCTGCGAGGCGTCGAGCGATTCCGAGCAGTGGCTGATCACGAGTGAGTGGGCGTCACTGGCCGACTTCGAGGCGTGGGAGCGCAGCCCGGGGCACCGTGAACTGGCGGCGCCGCTGCGCGCCTGCATCACCGAGGCCAGGTCGATCCGGTTCGTGGTCCGGGAGGAGACCTCGGCCCGCCGATCCTGA
- a CDS encoding beta-ketoacyl synthase N-terminal-like domain-containing protein gives MTGRAGGAGSRPRAVITGIGVVAPSGIGADAHWKCVLAGQNRIAPITLFDPERYPSRLAGEVADFDALHYADSRQLVQTDRWTHLGFAAARLALADAGLPETADDPYGYAVTLASSSGGNLFGQRELQRLWRGPARTVGAYQSIAWFYAASVGQLSIRHQFKGPCGVLAAESAGGLDSLAHAVRMVRRGTPVVLAGGTECPLSPYALTCQLRGGLLSTCPEPTLAYRPFDVAASGYVPGEGGAVFVVEDLDHARARGVRGYAEVAGWGASHDARHTDRRAAGDPVQYARAMRLALDRAGVRPAEVDVFFPDALGVARYDRSEAEALWAVFGTRPPPVTTQKPLIGRAHQGGAALDVATALLSLRHGVLPPTAGLDRPAPGCELDFVRESGPRRVDVALVGARGFDGFNSAVVVRRGPA, from the coding sequence GTGACCGGGCGGGCGGGCGGAGCCGGGTCGCGGCCTCGGGCCGTGATCACCGGGATCGGTGTGGTGGCACCGAGCGGGATCGGCGCGGATGCGCACTGGAAGTGCGTACTGGCCGGGCAGAACCGGATCGCCCCGATCACCCTCTTCGACCCGGAGCGCTATCCCAGCCGGCTCGCCGGCGAGGTGGCCGACTTCGACGCGCTGCACTACGCCGACAGCCGGCAGTTGGTGCAGACCGACCGGTGGACGCACCTCGGCTTCGCGGCGGCCCGACTCGCGCTCGCCGACGCCGGGCTGCCGGAGACGGCCGACGATCCCTACGGGTACGCGGTGACCCTGGCCAGCTCCTCCGGCGGCAACCTGTTCGGGCAGCGGGAACTGCAACGGCTCTGGCGTGGTCCGGCGCGTACCGTCGGGGCCTACCAGTCGATCGCCTGGTTCTACGCGGCGAGCGTCGGCCAGCTCTCGATCCGGCACCAGTTCAAGGGCCCGTGCGGGGTGCTGGCCGCCGAGTCCGCCGGTGGGCTGGACAGCCTCGCCCACGCGGTACGGATGGTCCGGCGCGGTACGCCCGTGGTGCTGGCCGGCGGCACCGAGTGCCCGCTGAGCCCGTACGCGCTGACCTGCCAACTCCGGGGTGGACTGCTGAGCACCTGTCCGGAGCCGACGTTGGCGTACCGGCCGTTCGACGTGGCGGCCAGCGGTTACGTGCCGGGGGAGGGCGGGGCGGTCTTCGTGGTGGAGGATCTGGACCACGCCCGGGCCCGGGGGGTGCGCGGCTATGCCGAGGTCGCCGGCTGGGGGGCCAGCCACGACGCCCGGCACACCGACCGGCGCGCGGCCGGGGACCCGGTGCAGTACGCCCGGGCGATGCGGCTCGCCCTCGACCGGGCCGGCGTGCGGCCGGCGGAGGTCGACGTGTTCTTCCCGGACGCGCTCGGCGTCGCCCGGTACGACCGCAGCGAGGCCGAGGCGCTGTGGGCGGTCTTCGGGACGCGGCCGCCGCCGGTGACCACCCAGAAGCCGCTGATCGGCCGGGCGCACCAGGGCGGGGCGGCGCTGGACGTGGCGACCGCGCTGCTCAGCCTCCGGCACGGGGTGCTGCCGCCGACGGCCGGGCTGGACCGGCCGGCGCCCGGCTGTGAGCTGGACTTCGTCCGGGAGTCCGGGCCCCGGCGGGTGGACGTGGCGCTGGTCGGGGCGCGCGGGTTCGACGGTTTCAACAGCGCCGTGGTGGTCCGGCGCGGCCCGGCGTAG
- a CDS encoding beta-ketoacyl synthase has protein sequence MTGRRAVVTGIGVVAPGGATRDEFWATITAGRTATRRISFFDPSPFRSQVAAECDFDPVRAGLGVVERQRADRYVQFALAASIEALADSGLELTDATRERTGVVLGSAVGGTMLLEREYVQVSDSGADWLVDPNRAGPFLYQALMPSSLAADVACRHGVHGPAQVISTGCTSGIDAIGYGQQLISDDEADVVLAGASDSPISPVTVASFDAIKATTPDNDDPAHASRPFDRDRHGFVLAEGAAVLVLEEAEHARRRGARVYCEAAGYANRSNGYHMTGLRPDGVEMALAIDDAMAQARCDPADVSYVSAHGSGTRQNDRHETAAFKRALGPAAYGVPISSIKSMVGHSLGAIGAIEMAACALAIEHGVVPPTANWANRDDECDLDYIPNTARELPVRVALSVGSGFGGFQSAMVFTRFDGPER, from the coding sequence GTGACCGGGCGCCGTGCCGTGGTGACCGGGATCGGAGTGGTCGCGCCCGGCGGGGCGACCCGGGACGAGTTCTGGGCGACCATCACCGCCGGCCGCACGGCGACCCGACGGATCAGCTTCTTCGACCCGTCGCCGTTCCGCTCGCAGGTGGCCGCCGAGTGCGACTTCGACCCGGTGCGCGCCGGACTCGGCGTCGTCGAGCGGCAGCGCGCCGACCGGTACGTCCAGTTCGCGCTCGCCGCGTCGATCGAGGCGCTGGCGGACAGCGGACTGGAGCTGACCGACGCGACGCGGGAGCGCACCGGAGTGGTGCTCGGCTCGGCGGTGGGCGGCACCATGCTGCTGGAACGGGAGTACGTGCAGGTCAGCGACTCCGGTGCGGACTGGTTGGTGGATCCGAACCGGGCCGGTCCGTTTCTCTACCAGGCGCTGATGCCGAGCAGTCTCGCCGCCGACGTCGCCTGCCGGCACGGCGTGCACGGTCCGGCCCAGGTGATCTCCACCGGCTGCACCTCCGGGATCGACGCGATCGGCTACGGCCAGCAGCTCATCTCCGACGACGAGGCGGACGTGGTGCTGGCCGGCGCCTCGGACAGTCCGATCTCGCCGGTCACGGTCGCCTCGTTCGACGCGATCAAGGCGACCACCCCGGACAACGACGATCCGGCGCACGCCTCGCGGCCGTTCGACCGGGACCGGCACGGGTTCGTCCTCGCCGAGGGCGCCGCGGTGCTGGTCCTGGAGGAGGCGGAGCACGCCCGGCGGCGCGGGGCGCGGGTCTACTGCGAGGCGGCCGGTTACGCCAACCGGAGCAACGGCTACCACATGACCGGGCTGCGTCCGGACGGTGTCGAGATGGCGCTGGCCATCGACGACGCGATGGCGCAGGCCCGGTGCGACCCGGCCGACGTGTCGTATGTCAGCGCGCACGGCTCGGGTACCCGGCAGAACGACCGGCACGAGACGGCGGCCTTCAAGCGGGCGCTCGGCCCGGCGGCGTACGGGGTGCCGATCAGCTCGATCAAGTCGATGGTCGGGCACTCGCTCGGGGCGATCGGCGCGATCGAGATGGCGGCCTGCGCGCTGGCCATCGAGCACGGGGTGGTGCCGCCGACGGCGAACTGGGCCAACCGGGACGACGAGTGCGACCTCGACTACATCCCGAACACCGCCCGGGAGTTGCCGGTGCGGGTCGCCCTCTCCGTCGGCAGCGGCTTCGGCGGCTTCCAGTCGGCGATGGTCTTCACCCGGTTCGACGGGCCGGAGCGGTGA
- a CDS encoding SRPBCC family protein: MSVRHEEPALTGPTQREPVPSPVTAAEITAILVRHCGLDADATAAAPGASLEELGMDSLALLELQAVVADRYRVQLPDEAGRLSIAEVAELVARQSEPADVPAGAGRPGHTENSVLIAAPLPLVWDLTNDVAGWTGLFTEYQSVEIIARSGDTVRFRLTMYPDENGVTWSWVSERTADPVRREVHAHRVETGPFEYMRIHWRYAEAPGGTRMTWTQDFEMRPTAPVSTAQMTDRINANSRIQLDIIRDRIERIAAELEAAAPAPAGVGDE; the protein is encoded by the coding sequence ATGAGTGTCAGGCACGAGGAACCGGCGTTGACCGGGCCGACCCAGCGGGAGCCGGTGCCGTCGCCGGTGACGGCGGCGGAGATCACCGCGATCCTGGTCCGGCACTGCGGGCTGGACGCCGACGCGACGGCCGCCGCCCCCGGCGCCTCGCTGGAGGAACTCGGCATGGACTCGCTCGCGCTGCTCGAACTCCAGGCGGTGGTCGCGGACCGCTACCGGGTCCAGCTTCCGGACGAGGCGGGGCGGCTCAGCATCGCGGAGGTGGCCGAGCTGGTGGCCCGGCAGAGCGAGCCGGCAGACGTCCCGGCCGGGGCCGGCCGGCCGGGTCACACCGAGAACAGCGTGCTGATCGCCGCCCCGCTGCCGCTGGTGTGGGACCTGACCAACGACGTCGCGGGCTGGACCGGGCTCTTCACGGAGTACCAGTCGGTGGAGATCATCGCGCGCAGCGGCGACACCGTACGGTTCCGGTTGACCATGTATCCGGACGAGAACGGGGTCACCTGGAGCTGGGTCAGCGAGCGTACCGCCGATCCGGTCCGCCGGGAGGTGCACGCGCACCGGGTGGAGACCGGGCCCTTCGAGTACATGCGGATCCACTGGCGTTACGCCGAGGCGCCGGGCGGTACCCGGATGACCTGGACCCAGGACTTCGAGATGCGTCCGACGGCACCGGTGAGCACCGCGCAGATGACCGACCGGATCAACGCGAACAGCCGGATCCAGTTGGACATCATCCGGGACAGGATCGAGCGGATCGCCGCCGAGCTGGAGGCGGCCGCGCCGGCACCGGCCGGGGTCGGCGATGAGTGA
- a CDS encoding acetyl/propionyl/methylcrotonyl-CoA carboxylase subunit alpha, whose product MFEKILIANRGEIALRVARACRELGIRTVAVYSVADRDSAVVRLADEAVCIGPPEGRLSYRNAAAIVEAARRTGAQAVHPGYGFLSEDADFAEICADNGLVFIGPPPEVMLALGDKARARALMREAGLPLPAGSLATVGTAAQARRVADEIGYPVIVKCAAGGGGRGMTVVRSADEFDTAYERTRITAQAVFGDDRVYVERYLVHARHVEVQVLCDGYGNGVHLGTRDCSVQRRHQKLVEEGPAPALSAGTLDALAESALRGALRAGYTGAGTFEFLVDEAERFSFIEVNCRIQVEHPVTEMITGVDLVHEQLHIAAGVPLRLRQSDVRLSGVAVECRVNVEDPDRGFAPTPGRLTRFVPPSGPFTRVDTHGYPGYLVGPYYDSLLAKVVVWAPDRDLALGRMERALHEFDVDGPGVRTTIPFLRRVLDDPGFRKGRYSTGLVDRLLGSADSPADRDQARCAAPSRTANLPRRTR is encoded by the coding sequence GTGTTCGAGAAGATCCTGATCGCCAATCGTGGCGAGATCGCGCTCCGGGTCGCCCGGGCCTGCCGGGAGCTGGGCATACGTACCGTGGCGGTGTACTCGGTCGCGGACCGGGACTCGGCCGTCGTCCGGCTGGCCGACGAGGCGGTCTGCATCGGGCCGCCGGAGGGCCGGCTGAGCTACCGCAACGCCGCCGCCATCGTCGAGGCGGCCCGCCGGACCGGGGCGCAGGCCGTGCACCCCGGTTACGGCTTCCTCTCCGAGGATGCCGACTTCGCCGAGATCTGCGCCGACAACGGGCTCGTCTTCATCGGACCCCCGCCGGAGGTGATGCTCGCCCTCGGCGACAAGGCGCGGGCCCGGGCGCTGATGCGGGAGGCCGGTCTGCCGCTGCCGGCGGGGAGCCTGGCCACGGTCGGCACGGCGGCGCAGGCGCGCAGGGTCGCCGACGAGATCGGCTACCCGGTGATCGTCAAGTGTGCCGCCGGAGGGGGCGGGCGCGGGATGACCGTGGTCCGGTCGGCCGACGAGTTCGACACGGCGTACGAGCGGACCAGGATCACCGCGCAGGCGGTCTTCGGCGACGACCGGGTCTACGTCGAGCGGTACCTCGTGCACGCCCGGCACGTCGAGGTGCAGGTGCTCTGCGACGGGTACGGCAACGGCGTGCACCTGGGCACCCGGGACTGCTCGGTGCAGCGGCGGCACCAGAAGCTGGTCGAGGAGGGTCCGGCGCCCGCCCTGTCGGCCGGTACTCTCGACGCGCTCGCCGAGTCCGCGCTGCGCGGCGCGCTGCGGGCCGGCTACACCGGGGCCGGGACCTTCGAGTTCCTGGTCGACGAGGCCGAACGGTTCTCGTTCATCGAGGTCAACTGCCGGATCCAGGTCGAACATCCGGTCACCGAGATGATCACCGGGGTCGACCTGGTGCACGAGCAGCTGCACATCGCCGCCGGGGTACCGCTGCGGCTGCGCCAGTCCGACGTCCGGCTCTCCGGCGTCGCGGTGGAGTGCCGGGTCAACGTGGAGGACCCCGACCGGGGGTTCGCGCCAACCCCCGGTCGGCTGACCAGGTTCGTCCCGCCGAGCGGGCCGTTCACCCGGGTCGACACGCACGGCTATCCCGGCTATCTGGTCGGGCCGTACTACGACTCGCTGCTCGCCAAGGTGGTGGTCTGGGCACCCGACCGGGATCTGGCGCTCGGCCGGATGGAGCGGGCGCTGCACGAGTTCGACGTCGACGGGCCCGGCGTACGCACCACCATCCCGTTCCTGCGCCGGGTGCTCGACGACCCGGGTTTCCGCAAGGGCCGGTATTCGACCGGGCTGGTCGACCGGCTGCTCGGCAGCGCCGACTCGCCGGCCGACCGGGACCAGGCCCGTTGCGCCGCCCCGTCCCGCACCGCCAACCTTCCGAGGAGGACCAGATGA
- the accB gene encoding acetyl-CoA carboxylase biotin carboxyl carrier protein, translating to MCRQAGRLLTETAGPVRRIHLRSGETVLEIEWHGTSGSTEPGGPAGHTPADLATAAPADAADRGNHRVEGDGAGRRTVVAPMVGTYYQAAEPGAAPFVEVGDKVEPGQVVCIVEAMKLMNEVVADQAGRVAEVLVRDGEPVEFGQPLIALLPA from the coding sequence CTGTGCCGGCAGGCGGGGCGGCTGCTGACCGAGACGGCCGGGCCGGTACGCCGGATCCACCTGCGCAGCGGCGAGACCGTGCTGGAGATCGAGTGGCACGGCACGTCCGGTTCGACCGAGCCGGGCGGCCCAGCCGGGCACACTCCGGCCGACCTCGCCACCGCCGCTCCGGCCGACGCCGCCGACCGTGGAAACCACCGGGTCGAGGGCGACGGTGCCGGCCGGCGGACCGTGGTCGCGCCGATGGTCGGCACCTACTACCAGGCCGCCGAGCCCGGTGCCGCCCCGTTCGTCGAGGTCGGCGACAAGGTGGAGCCCGGTCAGGTGGTCTGCATCGTCGAGGCGATGAAGCTGATGAACGAAGTGGTCGCCGACCAGGCCGGCCGGGTCGCCGAGGTACTCGTCCGGGACGGCGAGCCGGTCGAGTTCGGGCAGCCACTGATCGCCCTGCTACCCGCGTGA
- the accA gene encoding acetyl-CoA carboxylase carboxyl transferase subunit alpha, with product MTGGTPAGTIRRRGRYAELDQQPWIRCRSCPALLYRKRLRRNLDVCPECGDHRRLDAPERIAQLVDRDTFRPLPGPAVQVDPIGFVDSVPYPQRLAAARAETGLAEAVLCGTATLGGHGLVLAVMDFRFLGGSLGSVTGELITRAAEHALANRLPLLLVTASGGARMQEGVLALMQMATISQAIAALREAGLLTVSLVTDPTYGGVAASFATCTDIVLAETGSRLGFAGPRVIRETIRQTLPPDFQTTDFLLRHGQVDMVVQRRALRARLRWLLAAVASTPDRPSGTAAAPDPERPTGVLPPPDPDDLGDAWRIVRSARHAGRPTTLDYLATAFDGFVELHGDRLGVDCAAVVAGLARLGDHYVAVVGHQKGHQPRELRARNFGMASPAGYRKAIRVMRLAANLGLPVVTLIDTPGAYPGVEAEQQGQAAAIAESILAMTGLPTPVVAVIIGEGGSGGALALAVADRVLMLRNAVYSVISPEGCAAILWHDRAAVPRAADALRLTAPDLLRLGVADEIVAEPPGGAHRDPVGAARSLRRALLENLGPLLDVPAGELVRRRRRRFRRYGGAASVLRAEAGPE from the coding sequence ATGACCGGGGGTACGCCGGCCGGCACGATTAGGCGCCGCGGCCGGTACGCCGAACTCGACCAGCAGCCCTGGATCCGCTGCCGTTCCTGCCCGGCGCTGCTCTACCGCAAGCGGCTGCGGCGCAACCTCGACGTCTGCCCGGAGTGTGGGGACCACCGCCGGCTGGACGCGCCGGAGCGGATCGCCCAGCTCGTCGACCGGGACACGTTCCGGCCGTTGCCCGGCCCGGCTGTCCAGGTCGACCCGATCGGGTTCGTCGACTCGGTGCCGTACCCGCAGCGGCTCGCCGCCGCCCGCGCGGAGACCGGCCTGGCCGAGGCGGTCCTCTGCGGTACGGCGACGCTCGGTGGGCACGGCCTGGTGCTCGCCGTGATGGACTTCCGGTTCCTCGGCGGCAGCCTGGGCTCGGTCACCGGTGAGCTGATCACCCGCGCCGCCGAGCACGCCCTGGCCAACCGCCTGCCGCTGCTCCTGGTCACCGCCTCCGGTGGTGCCCGGATGCAGGAGGGCGTGCTGGCGCTGATGCAGATGGCGACGATCAGCCAGGCGATCGCCGCGCTGCGCGAGGCGGGGCTGCTGACCGTCAGCCTGGTCACCGACCCCACCTACGGCGGGGTGGCCGCGTCCTTCGCCACCTGCACGGACATCGTGCTGGCCGAGACCGGTTCCCGGCTGGGCTTCGCCGGCCCCCGGGTGATCCGGGAGACCATCCGGCAGACGCTGCCGCCCGACTTCCAGACCACCGACTTCCTGCTCCGGCACGGCCAGGTCGACATGGTGGTGCAGCGGCGGGCGCTGCGGGCCAGGCTGCGCTGGCTGCTCGCCGCCGTCGCGTCGACCCCGGACCGTCCCTCCGGCACGGCGGCCGCGCCGGATCCGGAACGCCCGACCGGAGTCCTTCCGCCGCCCGACCCGGACGACCTGGGCGATGCCTGGCGGATCGTCCGGTCCGCCCGGCACGCCGGCCGACCCACCACGCTGGACTACCTGGCCACCGCCTTCGACGGCTTCGTCGAGCTGCACGGTGACCGGCTCGGCGTCGACTGCGCGGCGGTCGTCGCCGGGCTGGCCCGGCTCGGCGACCACTACGTCGCGGTGGTCGGGCACCAGAAGGGGCACCAGCCCCGGGAGCTGCGGGCCCGCAACTTCGGCATGGCCAGCCCGGCCGGCTACCGCAAGGCGATCCGGGTGATGCGGCTCGCCGCCAACCTGGGCCTGCCGGTGGTGACCCTGATCGACACCCCGGGCGCCTATCCGGGGGTCGAGGCGGAGCAGCAGGGTCAGGCCGCCGCGATCGCCGAGAGCATCCTCGCGATGACCGGGCTGCCGACCCCGGTCGTCGCGGTCATCATCGGCGAGGGAGGCAGCGGCGGGGCGCTCGCGCTGGCGGTGGCGGACCGGGTACTCATGCTGCGCAACGCGGTCTACTCGGTGATCAGCCCGGAGGGCTGCGCCGCGATCCTCTGGCACGACCGGGCCGCCGTGCCACGGGCCGCCGACGCGCTCCGGCTCACCGCACCGGACCTGCTGCGGCTCGGGGTCGCCGACGAGATCGTCGCCGAGCCGCCCGGTGGCGCGCACCGGGATCCCGTCGGGGCGGCCCGGTCGCTGCGTCGGGCGCTGCTGGAGAACCTCGGGCCGCTGCTCGACGTACCCGCCGGGGAGCTGGTCCGGCGTCGGCGGCGGCGGTTCCGCAGGTACGGCGGGGCGGCCAGCGTGCTGCGCGCGGAAGCGGGTCCCGAGTGA
- a CDS encoding TcmI family type II polyketide cyclase codes for MDRSLIVAKVVPAAEGQVAQIFAESDRTDLPRLVGVRHRSLYRLHDLYVHLIETESPGTAAVENARRHPEFVRVSERLAPHITPYLTSWRVPADAMARCFYRWDAPTEPAGVRR; via the coding sequence ATGGATCGCTCACTGATCGTCGCCAAGGTCGTACCGGCCGCCGAGGGGCAGGTCGCGCAGATCTTCGCGGAGTCGGACCGGACCGACCTGCCCCGGCTGGTGGGCGTACGGCACCGCTCGCTCTACCGGCTGCACGACCTGTACGTGCACCTGATCGAGACCGAGAGCCCGGGTACCGCCGCGGTGGAGAACGCCCGCCGGCATCCCGAGTTCGTCCGGGTCAGCGAGCGGCTCGCCCCGCACATCACGCCGTACCTGACGAGCTGGCGGGTACCGGCGGACGCGATGGCCCGCTGCTTCTACCGCTGGGACGCCCCGACCGAGCCCGCCGGAGTACGGCGATGA
- a CDS encoding BTAD domain-containing putative transcriptional regulator: MTPQESAPHDGAHGAPAHPSGRQPDRAIHLFLLDGFSLLHDGTPVVVPRGLQRIIALVGLRPGATRAHLAGLLWPDTPEERAMSSLRTALWRLRQEGSCPVLTAGDTVRLDPAVRLDIDDLVRAAERVRDGGDPRWAARIRGAGRHDLLPGWYDEWVLLERERLRQLRLHMLEDIARGHLHAGQHGEALQAALEAVRAEPLRETPHRLIVEIHLDEGNAYEALQAFYVYRDLLLRELQLEPSETMCDLLSDLLAPISRPAGARLSGARPPAGRAETYPGRSALPAMPVRR, from the coding sequence GTGACTCCTCAGGAGAGCGCGCCACACGACGGGGCGCACGGAGCACCCGCCCATCCGTCCGGGCGCCAGCCCGACCGGGCGATCCACCTGTTCCTGCTGGACGGGTTCAGCCTGCTGCACGACGGGACACCGGTGGTCGTACCGCGTGGACTGCAACGGATCATCGCGCTGGTCGGGTTGCGGCCGGGCGCGACCCGGGCACACCTGGCCGGTCTGCTCTGGCCGGACACCCCGGAGGAGCGGGCGATGTCCTCCCTGCGTACGGCGCTGTGGCGGCTGCGCCAGGAGGGCAGTTGCCCGGTGCTCACCGCCGGCGACACGGTACGCCTCGACCCGGCGGTACGGCTGGACATCGACGACCTCGTCCGGGCCGCCGAACGGGTACGCGACGGCGGTGATCCGCGCTGGGCGGCGAGGATCCGTGGTGCCGGACGGCACGACCTGCTCCCCGGCTGGTACGACGAGTGGGTCCTGCTGGAACGGGAGCGGCTGCGCCAGCTCCGGCTGCACATGCTGGAGGACATCGCCCGGGGTCACCTGCACGCCGGGCAGCACGGCGAGGCGTTGCAGGCCGCTCTGGAGGCGGTCCGCGCCGAGCCGCTGCGGGAGACGCCGCACCGCCTGATCGTCGAGATCCACCTCGACGAGGGGAACGCCTACGAGGCGCTCCAGGCCTTCTACGTCTACCGCGACCTGCTGCTCCGCGAGCTGCAACTGGAACCGTCCGAGACGATGTGCGACCTGCTCAGTGACCTGCTCGCGCCGATCTCCCGGCCGGCGGGGGCACGCCTGTCGGGTGCCCGGCCACCGGCGGGGCGCGCCGAGACGTACCCGGGCCGGTCGGCGCTGCCGGCGATGCCGGTGCGGCGCTGA
- a CDS encoding TcmI family type II polyketide cyclase, with the protein MNRVLIVGRIVPGTEEEIAKIFAESDDTDLHTVTGVRHRSLYHLDDLCLHLMETDDSGPSRLEQANRHPLFVSVTQRLGQYISPYSPNWRSPRDAMARCFYRWDGPGATVAMPPASPAGSPN; encoded by the coding sequence ATGAATCGCGTGCTGATCGTGGGCAGGATCGTTCCGGGGACCGAGGAGGAGATCGCCAAGATCTTCGCGGAGTCCGACGACACGGACCTGCACACCGTCACCGGTGTGCGGCACCGCTCGCTCTACCACCTCGACGACCTCTGCCTGCACCTGATGGAGACCGACGACTCCGGCCCGTCCCGGTTGGAACAGGCGAACCGGCATCCGCTCTTCGTCAGCGTGACGCAGCGGCTGGGACAGTACATCTCGCCGTACTCGCCGAACTGGCGGTCGCCGCGCGACGCGATGGCCCGGTGCTTCTACCGCTGGGACGGCCCGGGCGCCACGGTCGCGATGCCACCGGCCAGCCCGGCCGGCAGCCCCAACTAG
- a CDS encoding NAD(P)/FAD-dependent oxidoreductase, with protein MPARPIHVLVIGAGTGGMCLAHGLRRAGISVAVYERYRDRGDGLLGYRVGINPTGCRALRECLPPELFSTFLATCARPPGYFNVLTEQLHRTASFALRPEADPTSIDQSVSRMTLRQVLLTGMDDVVHFGKTFTHYAQHDDGRVTAYFADGSSATGDLLVAADGTHSAVRRQYLPHAEVRDAGSINIASKIPLTERTRALLTEEMHRGISLIFGAGGVMGVLHVMEFKWDQRGSVKPGVGVTDARLIGQWPGLLFDNTRDCINLIIWSAASRFPSDVLELRGERLAEVARELTRNWHPNLRELLRCSDTGSVIPIKVATSVPVAPWPASNVTLLGDAIHTMTPGRGVGANTALRDAALLHRQLVAAAAGAKPLLGSIADYETEMIRYGFARVADSLRTNGTNGDDPIYKPVIGRLAMLAARGYFSVTSRLPPLRRRFVEELYNYRGAET; from the coding sequence ATGCCCGCCCGACCGATACACGTGCTCGTCATCGGTGCCGGTACCGGCGGCATGTGCCTGGCGCACGGCCTCCGGCGGGCCGGCATCAGCGTCGCGGTCTACGAGCGGTACCGCGACCGTGGCGACGGCCTGCTCGGCTACCGGGTCGGGATCAACCCGACCGGCTGCCGGGCACTGCGCGAGTGCCTGCCGCCGGAACTGTTCAGCACGTTCCTCGCCACCTGCGCCCGGCCGCCCGGATACTTCAACGTGCTCACCGAGCAACTGCACCGGACGGCCTCCTTCGCGCTGCGCCCCGAGGCCGACCCGACCAGCATCGACCAGTCGGTCTCCCGGATGACGCTGCGCCAGGTGCTGCTGACCGGCATGGACGACGTGGTGCACTTCGGCAAGACGTTCACGCACTACGCGCAGCACGACGACGGCCGGGTCACCGCGTACTTCGCCGACGGCAGCTCGGCCACCGGGGACCTGCTGGTCGCTGCCGACGGCACGCACTCGGCGGTACGCCGGCAGTACCTGCCGCACGCCGAGGTCAGGGACGCCGGGAGCATCAACATCGCCAGCAAGATCCCGCTGACCGAGCGGACCCGTGCCCTGCTCACCGAGGAGATGCACCGGGGCATCTCGCTGATCTTCGGTGCCGGCGGCGTGATGGGCGTACTGCACGTGATGGAGTTCAAGTGGGACCAGCGCGGCTCGGTCAAGCCCGGGGTCGGGGTCACCGACGCCCGGCTGATCGGGCAGTGGCCGGGGCTGCTCTTCGACAACACCCGGGACTGCATCAACCTGATCATCTGGAGCGCGGCGAGTCGCTTCCCCTCCGACGTGCTGGAGTTGCGCGGCGAACGCCTCGCCGAGGTCGCCCGGGAGCTGACCCGGAACTGGCATCCGAACCTGCGTGAGCTGCTGCGGTGCAGCGACACCGGCAGCGTCATCCCGATCAAGGTCGCCACCTCGGTACCGGTCGCGCCCTGGCCGGCCAGCAACGTGACCCTGCTCGGCGACGCCATCCACACCATGACGCCGGGCCGGGGGGTCGGCGCCAACACCGCGTTGCGGGATGCCGCGCTGCTGCACCGGCAACTGGTCGCGGCGGCGGCCGGCGCCAAGCCGCTGCTCGGCAGCATCGCGGACTACGAGACGGAGATGATCCGCTACGGCTTCGCCCGGGTCGCCGACTCGCTGCGTACCAACGGCACCAACGGCGACGACCCGATCTACAAGCCGGTGATCGGCCGGCTCGCCATGCTGGCCGCGCGCGGCTATTTCAGCGTGACCAGCCGGCTTCCGCCGCTGCGCCGCCGGTTCGTCGAGGAGCTCTACAACTATCGCGGCGCGGAGACCTGA